A genomic stretch from Limanda limanda chromosome 11, fLimLim1.1, whole genome shotgun sequence includes:
- the LOC133014641 gene encoding C-reactive protein-like gives MIVLLVMAMLTACAAVTQDLSGRMFTFPQETNTAHVKLNVAQKELSAVTVCHRSFTDLKRDHGLFSLATSSNHNDFLIYWIEASKAMSPHIRDKRVDYGSFDYKPNTWHSICTTWDSKSGLVQLWFDGIPSIRRFISSGSNIKGTMMITLGQEQDSHGGGFDIKQSFVGMMSDVHMWNYILSSCEIQKYVDANHFTPGNVINWNALDFQIVNNVLIEDKWKSC, from the exons ATGATCGTTCTGCTTGTCATGGCGATGCTGACAGCATGTGCTGCAGTTACTCAAG ATTTGTCGGGTCGAATGTTCACTTTCCCACAGGAAACCAACACTGCTCATGTGAAGCTGAACGTAGCACAAAAGGAATTAAGTgctgtaactgtctgtcacaG GTCCTTTACTGACCTCAAAAGAGACCACGGCCTCTTCTCTCTGGCCACATCCTCCAACCACAATGACTTCCTGATTTATTGGATTGAAGCATCTAAGGCGATGTCGCCCCATATCAGGGACAAACGGGTAGACTATGGATCGTTCGACTACAAGCCGAACACGTGGCACTCCATTTGTACCACATGGGACTCTAAGTCTGGACTGGTGCAGCTGTGGTTTGATGGAATACCCTCGATTAGAAGGTTCATCAGCTCTGGGTCCAACATCAAAGGAACCATGATGATTACTTTAGGACAG GAGCAGGATTCCCACGGTGGGGGATTTGACATTAAACAGTCTTTCGTTGGCATGATGTCGGACGTCCACATGTGGAACTACATCCTTTCCTCCTGCGAGATCCAGAAATACGTGGATGCAAACCACTTCACTCCAGGGAATGTGATCAACTGGAATGCACTGGACTTCCAGATTGTAAACAATGTGTTGATTGAGGATAAATGGAAGTCATGTTAG